Proteins from one Catenuloplanes atrovinosus genomic window:
- the serS gene encoding serine--tRNA ligase translates to MIDLRLLRDNPDALRASQRLRGESDSVVDDLLAADESRRSAVQRFEALRAEQRTLGKQIPKAAPDEKAALLARTKDLAAEVKAAEAGVTEAEAELKRAQYAIPNLVEEGAPPGGEDDYVVLREVTPDGRLGVDRDPGFKIKDHLELGESLGAIDMERGAKVSGSRFYYLTGVGALLELALLQMAIAQSVEYGFTPIITPVLVKPESMEGTGFLGAHASEVYRLEADDLYLVGTSEVPLAAYHSNEILDLSEPRRYAGWSTCFRREAGSYGRDTRGIIRVHQFDKVEMFSYCRPEEAQEEHKRLLAWEEQMLAKCELPYRVIDTAAGDLGTSASRKYDCEAWVPSQGAYRELTSTSNCTTFQARRLNVRYRDADGKTQTAATLNGTLATTRWIVAILENHQQADGSVRVPKMLQPFLGGREVLEPVAKR, encoded by the coding sequence GTGATTGATCTGCGCCTGCTTCGTGACAACCCGGACGCGCTCCGAGCGAGCCAGCGCCTGCGGGGTGAGTCGGACTCCGTCGTCGACGATCTGCTGGCGGCGGACGAGTCCCGGCGGTCCGCGGTGCAGCGGTTCGAGGCGCTGCGCGCGGAGCAGAGGACGCTCGGCAAGCAGATCCCGAAGGCCGCGCCGGACGAGAAGGCCGCACTGCTGGCCCGCACCAAGGACCTGGCCGCCGAGGTCAAGGCCGCGGAGGCCGGCGTCACCGAGGCCGAGGCGGAGCTGAAGCGCGCGCAGTACGCGATCCCGAACCTGGTCGAGGAGGGCGCACCGCCCGGCGGCGAGGACGACTACGTGGTGCTGCGCGAGGTCACGCCGGACGGCCGGCTGGGCGTGGACCGCGACCCGGGCTTCAAGATCAAGGACCACCTGGAGCTGGGCGAGTCGCTCGGCGCGATCGACATGGAGCGCGGGGCGAAGGTCTCGGGCAGCCGGTTCTACTACCTGACCGGCGTCGGCGCGCTGCTGGAGCTGGCGCTGCTGCAGATGGCGATCGCGCAGTCGGTGGAGTACGGCTTCACCCCGATCATCACGCCGGTGCTGGTCAAGCCGGAGTCGATGGAGGGCACCGGCTTCCTGGGCGCGCACGCCAGCGAGGTCTACCGGCTGGAGGCGGACGACCTCTACCTGGTCGGCACGTCGGAGGTGCCGCTGGCGGCGTACCACAGCAACGAGATCCTGGACCTGTCCGAGCCCCGGCGGTACGCGGGCTGGTCGACCTGCTTCCGGCGCGAGGCCGGGTCGTACGGGCGGGACACCCGGGGCATCATCCGGGTGCACCAGTTCGACAAGGTGGAGATGTTCAGCTACTGCCGGCCGGAGGAGGCGCAGGAGGAGCACAAGCGCCTGCTGGCCTGGGAGGAGCAGATGCTGGCCAAGTGCGAGCTGCCGTACCGGGTGATCGACACCGCGGCCGGTGACCTCGGCACCAGCGCGTCCCGCAAGTACGACTGCGAGGCGTGGGTGCCGTCGCAGGGTGCGTACCGGGAGCTGACCTCCACGTCGAACTGCACCACGTTCCAGGCCCGCCGGCTCAACGTGCGGTACCGGGACGCGGACGGCAAGACGCAGACCGCGGCCACGCTGAACGGGACGCTCGCCACCACCCGGTGGATCGTCGCGAT